A portion of the Babylonia areolata isolate BAREFJ2019XMU chromosome 4, ASM4173473v1, whole genome shotgun sequence genome contains these proteins:
- the LOC143281784 gene encoding uncharacterized protein LOC143281784 produces MEHQTYGEVNQLGGVFVNGRPLPNAIRLRIVELAQLGVRPCDISRQLRVSHGCVSKILARYNETGSILPGAIGGSKPRVTTPNVVKHIKAYKERDPGIFAWEIRDKLLSDGICDKYNVPSVSSISRILRNKIGCGAGGGGGGGSAINGSAGSGGGGGGGGGGGGSGGSSPSHHPGSVDPSKGPHHPHHPHHPMGVGVVTSAPGPALYNQFYPYSCPAAPPPHPPPAMPAPLSPSQMMSHHPHGPHHPHAGPHHQHPQAPSMPPGLQGMMQGKTPPGPSPCMMRAWPSSHSVHDLLAFRAPQSVPQPMHVPPEAISAPHPHPNAHYPNMSNYYMKPSMSPMYLQS; encoded by the coding sequence agcaccAGACGTACGGCGAGGTGAACCAGCTGGGCGGGGTGTTCGTCAACGGGCGGCCTCTGCCCAACGCCATCAGACTGCGCATCGTGGAGCTGGCCCAGCTGGGGGTGCGGCCCTGTGACATCTCCCGCCAGCTGCGCGTGTCGCACGGCTGTGTCAGCAAGATCCTGGCGCGCTACAACGAGACGGGGTCCATCCTGCCCGGGGCCATCGGGGGGTCCAAGCCCAGGGTCACCACGCCCAACGTGGTCAAGCACATCAAGGCCTACAAGGAGCGGGACCCAGGCATCTTCGCCTGGGAGATCCGCGACAAGCTGCTGTCGGACGGCATCTGCGACAAGTACAACGTGCCCTCCGTCAGCTCCATCTCCCGCATCCTCCGCAACAAGATCGgctgtggggcggggggaggcgggggtgggggctctGCCATCAACGGCAGCGCCGggtcagggggtggagggggaggtggaggagggggagggggaagtggggggtccAGCCCCTCCCACCACCCGGGCTCCGTGGACCCCAGCAagggcccccaccacccccaccaccctcaccaccccatggGTGTGGGCGTGGTGACCTCTGCCCCGGGCCCCGCGCTCTACAACCAGTTCTACCCGTACTCCTGCCCCgccgccccgcccccacaccccccacccgccatgcccgcccccctctccccctcccagatgatgtcccaccacccccacggcccccaccacccccacgcgggcccccaccaccagcacccccagGCGCCGTCCATGCCCCCGGGGCTGCAGGGGATGATGCAGGGCAAGACGCCCCCCGGCCCCTCGCCCTGCATGATGCGGGCCTGGCCCTCCTCACACTCCGTGCACGACCTCCTCGCCTTCCGCGCGCCGCAGTCCGTGCCGCAGCCCATGCACGTGCCGCCCGAGGCCAtcagcgccccccacccccaccccaacgcccACTACCCCAACATGTCCAACTACTACATGAAGCCGTCCATGTCGCCCATGTACCTCCAGAGCTGA